In Carassius auratus strain Wakin chromosome 20, ASM336829v1, whole genome shotgun sequence, the genomic stretch AACAAAATTTCTATAAACCTTCATTGTGTACAATTTAATTTTGAATCCCCTTAACCCAGCCAAATATCATATTGATATACAGCAGTGCATTCTGggcaataaataaaaactctatAAATAAATCTCAAGTACACAGCTGATATAGTTACGAACTTTATTGAAAGCATCAAGCTCTTAAGTACAGATATATTTAGCACATCTTGACCAACCAAGGAAATAGCAAGAGAATTGGAGCAGCAAAGTTTCCCCTTCCCAACTTCCTGTGAAAACCCTTTCTACAGAGTTTCCTTACCCACCAACACAGGCCGGACAGAACCAGCCTGAAAAGGTCCCTCCCCGCCTCAGAAcagggtcagaaaaaaaaaaaataataaaataaatagattatataGTTGGTCCGCAGCATCAGTGTCTCCCCCTCCACTCGAGAACGgtgtaaataaaaagaagaaacacGTTTGAAACCACCACCCCTTCACCGGATAAACACTAGGTGTGATATGCGATCATACTCGTGTTATTTCTCCACGTCTGACACCTATATTGTCCCcataaatcaaatttaattgcTTTGTTTTCCGCCTCAGAACTACTACTGTAAACATCCAGCTGCCCTTTGACCTCTCCGATGGCAGAGCCACATTTAAGACCCACTGGTTGCTGTAGAGAGGTTTTCAGATTCTCTCAGAGGAAGGACCTTCACATCAAGATTTCAGGAAGCGATCTGCTTCATAACAAACACGTCCTTCTCCGAGTCCTCTCAACTACACCAGCTGCGTGTAACAGCTACTCCGTCGAAATAAAACTCCCTGTTCATCACACTCAGGAGCTATCAGCAAAGTTTGTTAAGTCGTACGAACAGAAATTAAACACGTTACTAAGGGCTAAAGCAGAGACACTGCACGGTTAATATCCTGCAGGTCACtatgtgaaaaattattttttctcaaTGCACAAAGAGAGCATGATCTGGAGAGGAGTACAAatctactgcaaaaaaaaaagaaaagaaaagtgtgcTTGGCTCTGTGCAGCGTGGGGTGTGGAATGATCCGGGTCAGCCCTGACGTGCTCAGATCAGTGCAAGCCTATTGTGTGCTCACCGGCTTCTgtagaggaaagagagagaactcattttgtttagaaaaagaaaaatgctttGCTGTGCGATCGGCACACTATTGCAAAGTGTCTGTCCAAACGTTTCGATTCAAAGGTGTGCACTGCGCAGGCTCTGTGCTGGACAGCCCCAGGGTCCTTCACAATGACACCAACGACGGACGGAAGGCAAAGAACACCATTCTCTTTCTCCAACACTTCTGCATTTGTTACATTATTCAGAAAAATCAACTATTTTTATAGAACATATTGTCACCTtttaactatgttttttttttttttttttttacttgtaatacATTCATGTTAAATGCCATTTGATTTTGAGGAAAGGAAGACAACAGCTGACTTTCACCATAATGGTTATATATTGCAGAGTATATGTTCTTGACACTTAAGGCAACAGTTGAGTAACATTCACTTCtctgtatatttttaataaagctgACCACCTGTAAAGCTGATGAAGGGAGTTCAGTTTAATCCTAACCACCTAACCTTGCGTATTATTGAAACAAGCACTGTTTTCCAAAACAGTCCCTAAAAGAAGAGCAGGCTGTCGACATCGAAGACGGCAGTTAAGTTACTCAACTTCTGAAACGCTCACTTCTCTAATACACAGAATAAAGACAGCTGCCTGCAGGGTTAAAGAAAATAAGATGATGGAGGAATATTTAACGTTTGTTTTCAGGACTTCTTCACTGTCAGAGTAGTTCGCTAGCTACACACAGTTGAGCTGAAgactatggaagcccgtttctgccactaaataaaaaataaaacaaggcaaCAAACTTAtgtcaattctgactttataactcacaattctgagaaaaaaaatgtaaggattgtgactttatttctcagaattgtgagttaatatatatataaacgtgtaattgcgagaaaaaaattAGAATTGCGACAATTTTATAACTCGCGATTCTGAGGAGtcataattttgagaaaaaaaagcttgcaataacctcattttattttttattcagtggcgaaAACGGTCTTCCATACACATACTGAGCGAAAAACTCACGATTTAAATAACCAACGCCAcgtattaaattaaatgcaaatcaaACCCTGCCCAAAAACACCTCTACGCACACCAATGAACTCAAACAAAACACTGGTGTGTATGATAAAACGAGACGGATCGGAGCACGTCAGGGTCCCTGTCTAGTGAGGTCGGAAACCCTGTCTGTGGGGGATGCGAGGGGACACCTGCAGGAAGGGAAGGGAACGCTGCATGTCCTGGGATGGAGTGACATGCCTCATACACACCACCACCACGTTCAAGAACTCTACATGCACTTCAAGATCACAGCAAGAATGGGCTAGAATATCTACAGAGACACGGGAAGAGCTTTCATGCACGATATCTACGTCATAGGTACAagaatgcataaatgttaaactCAGGGAAGATCTACAGCCAGAAGAATCCACGCACAAACACCGCCGGCCGCAGAGTTGTTCCTCGCGGCAGCGGGATTTCTTTTTACGCTTCTTCATTTCGGAGGTTCAGCTCCGCTTCTGCTGCTGATTCTTGGTGTAACTGGTGAAGACGAAGTTGTAGTCGTTGAAGTGTGCCAACTGGCGGTCCAGGAGGCGGTACCCCTCCAGCTTCTGAGCCGAAGAGAAAACGCTGCGACATTTGGAGCTCTGTTGGGAACCAGATACATGAGAAGAATGGGTTTgacggtcacactttattttaaagtccaattctcgctattaacaaaccattcaCTATGACTTCTGCCACAGTAAACTCTTAACATGTCAGTGGTCTACAGCTCAGTGtattaaaagcaggtgatggagatttactactaattacagaaccggctttactgaccaGATGCACATGATCGTTGCATTCGattatttgcacagccctaatttgaagcttgtgacatTTATAGCAAGTGCATGtagttaatattactcagtacttaaatgcataattacactgcaacaaggacaccttaacacatatatatatatatatatatatatatatatatatatatatatatacacatacacacatacacacacacacacacacacacacacacacatatatattttctttcagaACAATTAGAAAAAAGTTGTGGAAGTACCTGTtcgaaaaataattatttgtagatTAGTTGTGTAATAATGTACCTGATTGACAAAAAGTGTTGTCACAAATTTCCCTGGTTTGAAGACATCCACGACTTTGCGGATAAGCTCGTCATAAGACGTCTGGGAGAGGTTGGTTTCAAAGCTGACATAGGAGAACTCTGGTTCGGGGGTGATGTGAATCGTCCAGTAAGTTCCCTAGAAAGACAACAATCTCAATCACACTGCAGAACAGAGAGACTTTCTCACAAATACACACGCAGCCTTGAATGACTCCTTACATCTGTTTTCATTCCATTCATGGAGTATCCACAAGGGTTGAACATTGTGGCATCAATCACTGAACCTGGAATCAGGTCACGAATTCCACTCATCTGTGAAGACACCACGGATAACCTTAAAGACACCTCTCGATATAAACCAATCAATCAAAATACTGTGCTGGATTTTGCACAAATGACAGAAGCCTAGCGGACGAAACGTACACGAGTGACATCCTTAGCAGAAACACCGTCTTTCATGTAGAACTGGTCCATCACCGCTGGGTCGAGGTCACTCATCAGAACTTCTAGGGTCTGGTCCGCCTGCTTGTTCTCGCAGAAGTCCGGCAGCTCCAGCGTGAACAGATACCTTCAGGACAGAACGGAGAACAACACCACAGACACAGACATCAGATGAGGAGTGTTATTTTCCATGGAACTATGGCATAGAAACCCCCCAAACAAACCGACTAAAATCAGGCCTTTTTTCAAAGAGAAAGAGATTAAGATTTTCTGGTAGTGGTTTATCTAAAGTCTAGATGAAGTAAAACAGCTCACCAGCAGTCCGAGTTCAGACGTCCCATACAGTAGGCTGCTCCATCTGCGCATGAAAACAAACAAGCAGAACACCTTTTAATCAGACAATActaatttcattcataatgttcaCATCATCTGTTGCATCTGAAAGCGTACTTGGAAAAATCTGGCTGAGGAAATCGACTTCCTCCTGGAAGTTGCGGTGAGGGAACTCTTGATGGGTGGGCTTCATAAAATTTTTACGAGAATAGAAGAAATTCTAAAAGAAAATGAGATGAGGTCAAGTCACATTTTCATAAAGACACTATGATTAATCTGACATCACGTGTAATCTAGGGGTGCAACGGATCATAGATGACCCCACGGTTCGGCACACATGTGATTCCACGATTAAatttaaccatcatagagtgaaagtttatagTATGCATGTGTTTTGTCTTGCCAGTTTATCCATTCAAACCATTTTAAACAAAAGAGAACACGCGCTCTGTTTTCTACCACTGCGGCACACGATTCCTCTttcactctcacatacacacgacgttatattaaaataacCGTTTTGGCAAACAAACAGTCGGTTATGTCTGAAGTGAACCGAAACGGCTGAGAAAGCAAGCAGATGCGTGTCAGTacattaggtcttaaagtgacggCAGCATATAAACACCTGCTTCTGTCCGCTAGATTTAACTTCTGCAGTGAAGAGCTCTAGTgtgttattttacaattattacatttctgCACTTGAATACTAGTGTTACTGACTGTTACCTTTGTTGTATTATTCATCTATGCATGTAATTtgtgtttgttcttgttttattacTGACATCTTTGGTTCAGCTAGTAGTTATTATTAAAAGGATCCGATCCGTGACTCAAAATCGATAATAAGGTGTGAACAGTGTGTTTTgtgatccgttgcaccactaaTGTAAACTGACTCATCTGAAGCGCACTGAACGTGTGAAACTCACGTGAACTCATAAACCTGAGCTTTTCATGTTGTTATATCTTGCTTTACTGCAGTCGGATATGATGAAGTGCCATAAATTCTTCCCTAAACATGCacctgagagagagtgtgtgtgtgtgtgcgtgtcgtACCTCGATGGCATCAAAGCCGCAGTACTCACGAGCCAGCTCCAGCAGTGGCACCAGTGCCTGCAGTAAGAGGGTGGTTCCGCATGTCTTCAAAATGAAACGTCTCTTGGAGACAAACATGCTACTCTCACtagcagagagagagggagagagagagagagagagagagagacaccaaGGAGTGGTTAATCCTTTAAATTATGGCTCATTTACAACAAAGTGGAGTATTGacaatatttactttaatattctTGCTAATATAAAATGAATCAACATTGTGAATATCAATGTCTTTAAAGCCATTTCAGCAGAACTGTAACGTAAAAACCCATCCAGCTTTTTTCTCTCCAGACAGCTATGAATAGCTTGACCCTTTGTCTCTCAGACCAAATAAATGGCTTAGCGTCATCCTCAGCAGGACGCATTTACAAATCTCTGAATCCTTTACCCCCATGACTGTGAGAGTCACACAGATGCCTTTCATATTCGTCTTATCAGCTTGTGAGTATCTCGAAGCTGAACCGCTGCTGTGtgcattaataatgcatcacAATCATGATAAACATTCAGCCCACGGCTTCGCTAACTAGCATGTGCCAGTAAAAcgtttcagtaacactttattttaagatgtccttgttacacgttacatacacctactattataataacaataaattatgcatacatGCAAGTAACTCTAAGCCAAACACCCTAACCATAAAGTAAGTAGATGTAGTTAATAAATATAACTTAGTATAATTAGACTAACAAGGACACCTCAGAATAAAGAGCAAAACACGTTCCATTTGAgctatttagtttttaaaagcaACATGAAAGGACATTTGCAACTTATCTAACTTCTTTAAGCCTCATTTCCGAATTGCACAACATTCTCAATTTATCTTTAAATCAGTTTGTGCTGTAACATCGCTACGAATACCCCAGGCACTTTTCTGATTCCGTTTCTCAGTGGTGTGAATGAAATCTTCATTTGCTGTAGATTGAGCGGTTTGGAGACTGAAGGATCACAGTGTCGGCACAATCCTGTCCTCTGATGAAGCAATAACTCACCTGAGTATATAAGCTTCCTGCTTGTCAGTCTTTGTCACACTTATAATCAAGCAATGCACATTCTCCAGAAGTTTGTCCCACTCAAATCTGAAaaggcacagagagagagagaaacattaaGACCTCAGTTATTATTAGGAAACATGATTCTAGGATTTTCTGCATGAAGCGGAGTATTACTCATTTGAAAAATAACACTTTCCAAAAGGCTGGAACAATGGCAAACAAACGGCAAAATTAGACAATCAAATTTTCTGGAAAGAAccaataaaaactaattatagAGCACAAACGAAGACAGATCGTCTCGGAGGACACACAGCTGCTGGCTCTGTTGAACTCTCAAATTTCACACATTTGGCACAGGCTCAGGAGGCCTGCTTGAatcaaaatcttgaaaaaaaaaaaaagggtttatttTGCAACAATGTAATGCATTTTCACAAATCTGCCTATTAcaccaattatttaattatataatttacacaTTATACAGACATTTGACCACAGAAAGCTGTGATGGCCACAGTAAAGTACACCCCCGCCCCCTTCGAGAACGAGACGGcttgtaaaaagaaaacatttagatgttttgttttgcttaattttaacAAAGTGATAAAGACTTGAGTAAAAGCCTGCCGTACTTTATTATTGATATAATAAAAATTTCTAAGAATGACAAAACAGGTCCACGGAAGTGCGTTGAAATGCACAGCGTTATTCTGTGTGGTGTGTGCTGCGGCTGCCTAATCATTTTCACAAATAGgcctaccgtatttttcggactataagtcgcacctaaatataagtcgcatcagtccaaaaatacgtcatgacgaggaaaaaaacatataagtcgcactggactataaatcgcttttatttagaaccaagaaccaagagaaaacattaccgtctccagccgtgagagggcgctttgtgtgttcagtgtagactacaggagaactgagcagcatagagcgccctctcacggctggagacggtaatgtgaactcttggttaatttctctcggttcatgtcaaattcattttgataagtcgcacctgactagaagtcgcaggaccagccaaactatgaaaaaaagtgtgacttatagtccggaaaatacagtacatgccgtaaaataaatatgaacatttgtatataaaatacgaaaaaaacatggttatttgttactagttaaaccatggtaaaaaCTATatgttttgctacactaaccatagtttaaccatggtatttgtagtaaaacttcGGTTCTAGGCTATAATTGGTAAaaacgccaaaaaaaaaaaaaaagaaaaaaagaagaaataaaacctGGCTGGCCTACTATACATTTACTATAGTAATACCATGACTAATTCTCGTAAGGAgtgtataataatacaaaataaatgtcttCGATTATGACATCACAAAATATCAGGAAGTGAGATGTATTTGATTGTGACGTGAAGGAGGATTACTGTAAACCGTGCAGGGGACAGGACTAATGACAGTGGTGTAGTCTATCTGTGCTACCCGCTCAGTTCGTCTGTTTATTAGTCACATACAGCTTCAGATcagtttattttacttattaGTGTTACACCACACATCAACTTTtcagaaataagaaaaaaaaaatcaatcgaAATCTTAACAAAAAGTAAAGATTAAGCGCCTAGCAAGGTCACCGCGCGTTAATTTGAATGGTTTGTTTTCCCCCATGGCATAAACGGATATGACGTTTTGTGGGCGTTCCCATTAATGCCGAACAATCCACTTGTCACATGCCTGACCAAGTCAAATCATTTCCAGATTACACCAAAGAAAGTACCACGAGTCTCTAGTAATACACGCTTCAGGTTTCCTCTCAATAACCAAACATAATTTACAGGATGTAACGATTGAGAGCGAGCTggttgaaaatcgattcaaatCAGTTGAGATGCAAAAATGtgtgtctgaggggaacttactgtctttagaaaagtttagatggatctaaatctaaaaaaagtttagattttttttcttttcagcttgCCTCTGTattatgcatattaaagttcataagtgcagagCTGCTTTGTCtacagcagtaaccaaggaaacgctttaagcttcACCTGCTGCAGCGTTCACAtgcgctttgtttacagcagtaaccaaggaaacgcttaaAGCTCCACTTGCTGCAGGGTTCACatgtgctttgtttacagcagtaaccaaggaaacgcttaaagctccacctgctgcagcGTTCACatgtgctttgtttacagcagtaaccaaggaaacgcttaaAGCTCCACTTGCTGCAGCGTTCACatgtgctttgtttacagcagtaaccaaggaaatgcttaaagctccacctgctggcagagagtgaatctgcgtctcgttCAGTTTCGGTTTCATgctgatattttttatgtatagtttcacaaaactgaagtcaaaccattttttttttttttttttttgctttaaattaaaagGCTTAAAATCTGCTcgtgttgcatgtatgcagcatttatgttcagatcatgattaaaatgcagtgcttGTCTCTaactttaataaaatttttatttatacgaagttattttatttgtgctatttattttatttggggcttgttttaaaatgtagttgttattatttacattatatttttctttagttatttaggagatgcttttatccgaagcTTAAAAATGCAgacaacaaaa encodes the following:
- the LOC113037678 gene encoding S-adenosylmethionine decarboxylase proenzyme-like; translated protein: MEESSAHFFEGTEKLLEVWFSREDQTKGTGDLRTIPRFEWDKLLENVHCLIISVTKTDKQEAYILSESSMFVSKRRFILKTCGTTLLLQALVPLLELAREYCGFDAIENFFYSRKNFMKPTHQEFPHRNFQEEVDFLSQIFPNGAAYCMGRLNSDCWYLFTLELPDFCENKQADQTLEVLMSDLDPAVMDQFYMKDGVSAKDVTRMSGIRDLIPGSVIDATMFNPCGYSMNGMKTDGTYWTIHITPEPEFSYVSFETNLSQTSYDELIRKVVDVFKPGKFVTTLFVNQSSKCRSVFSSAQKLEGYRLLDRQLAHFNDYNFVFTSYTKNQQQKRS